The uncultured Methanolobus sp. sequence AGTCAATGCCCAGTCCGATGAGAACAGGGAACGCTGACATGGATACCATTGACATCGGTATATCAAGAAAACCCATCGCTCCGAAGGTGAATACTATGCCTACTAATACAATAGGAAGAGGAAGCAGTCTCCATCTGACATGCTTGAACACCAGGTATAACACTATTATCATTAAAACAACAGATAAGGAAAGAAGTATCCCCATACTTGTATTCATTTCATCATTCATCGCTATCATGAATGCCGGATCACCAGTAACGATAATGTTATAATCTGCAGGGAAGTTTGCAAGTTCGATGGAAGCTTCCGTTTCCCTGAGAATGTCTTCCTGGGCAGAATCCGATGAAGTACCTTCCATGACAACAGACATTACAGCATGTGTGTCGTCAGGCATTAGAGCACTGGGCATTGTGGAAGCAATTATCCCGTCGATTGTTTCCTGATCATCAGGGATTGTACTTCTGCCGGTCATCTGATAATTAACTTCTTTAATAACAGTCGAGGGCGAAGTTACTTCCACCACGCCCGGTATGTTCTGAACAGAAAGATAGGCCCTGTCAAGAGCTTTCAAAAGTTCGGGTTCTGTAACATCACTACCTTCAACCATTACCACAATGGACTCAGTACCAAAAAGGTTCAGGTATAAATGGTCATAATCCTGATACAGTTTTGAGTTTTTATCGACAAAAGTATCAGTACCTGATGCCATCCCAATTAACTGAGCACCCTGAAGAGAGATAAGTATCAGAAGCAGTGCGATCATAATTATTGGAACTGTATTATCTTCAATGAAGACACCCAGCTTTTGAAAAATGTTTCTTATGATTAACACTCCTTGCGATTATTTATTGTTAATTATTATTACTAAAAAACTCTGTGTGAGTTGTTTTATTATGACGATAAATAGCCGATTTTATATATAAGGATTTCACCCTTTAATAAACTAATGAAGAGTGAATTTAGTACAGTTTTCCTTAACAGTATGCATGTGTAACCTATTCTTAGTACAAACATAAAACAGGGTTGAGACATCCTTAAAAGGATGCCTCGTTGGGGGTTGGATAGGGTGGTACTAACATACACGCATTGCGTGCTGTTGATGGTACACAGCTTTAGTACTGCGTTATTAGTAGATAAACCTTGCGATAAATAGACAGAATAGAGTTTCTATGTACATTTCCCGAGCATCAGCTAACACACTTGTGTAATAGAACATTAACTCTAGTATGAAAAGCGACACTTAATATAAATACGCAGGAGTTTGCCTGCAAAAAATATGAGCAAACTATAATATATATGTATATATACAGACGCGCATATAAAAGTTTCACTCTGAAAAAACATATAATAAGTTACATTACAATAATATGCAATCATACTTGTTGTTCAAATATCCGGTCGGGACTTTAGAATCATCACCGGAATAATTATCAGCCATTAATGAATTCAGATCAATCTTATTTTCCTGAATCCAGCTATTATCAAGGTTTTTTATGGGAATATCTTCAATATGAGACTTTAAAATCTCTACAGAAAATTTATTTTTGTGAAAATCACCGGTTTTTGATTTCATTTGGAAAACCTCTCACCAAATATCTGCACATTACAGACACCTGACTATTTATCATCAAACCAGACAATGAGATGAAATGATATAAATATTACCATTAAAAACATCTTTACAGTTGTTTTAACTCACAAATTATAAATATACCTGCATTCAAACATACAATAAAACGTGATAACATGAACTACGAAGGATCATTAAGAGATTTGGGACTTACAAAATACGAAGCTTCTGCATATTCAACATTGCTAAAAGAAGGAGTTACGGGAGCACAGGAACTGTCACGCAAATCAGACATTCCTGTAGGGAAAATATATGAAGTACTTTCAAACCTGAATAATATGGGACTCGTTGAATTCCAGAGGTCAAGACCCCGGAAATACAGGGCTGTAAAGCCAGCCATAGCCCTGAATAATCTTTACTCTAAAAAGGAAGAAGAGACAAAAAACGAACTTGAGAACTTCAAACTGAAAGTTTCAGAACTTGAATCCAAATTTTCCGATATTACACAACCAGACCACACTGAAGTCCAGTTCTGGGCCACATCAATAGGTGAAGAGAATATTATCAAAAATGTCAGGAACATGCTTGATGAAGTTGAAACCGAAATATTGCATGTAAAACCGGCAAAAATGTCAAAGTTGATTTGTAAAGAAGAAAACATTGATCCAAGCACAGTCATGCCGATTGTTATTGATGAATTTGTGAAAGCTGCAAAAAAAGGAATTAAAATAAAAATGATCTTCCCGGAAGATATGTTTACTCACTTAATGAGCCATTGGTTCTCTCATATAAAAGACCCCCATGACAAAGAGATGATCGAAATAAACATCGATGCAAGGTCTTTAGATTGTGATTATGATTTCAGGCTTATTGATGACTATATAACCTACATACCAATTCCCGACCCATTAAATCCTGATGAAATGTTTGGCGAACTTAAAATATACGACAAAGAATATGCAGCAAAGCTGAAAGATAAATTTGAGGAAATATGGATCAAGGGGAAAAAAGTAGATTACAGCTTCTAATCACTTTTTAAAAATATCCGTCTTATAATATGCCATACAATATAGGTAAACCATATATTATATACCATGCATAAAATTGATAAAGTCTTTATTTTCCGGAGTGGGAACTGGAGATCCATAGTTTGACTTCCTGTATCATTATGATACATACAAGCAGTGCCACTTCGGAATCATATCGGGAAAGGACAGGAGGAAAAGATATGGCATGGTATGACGTGGTATTAGGAGTAGCAACGGGTGGATTGTACACAGCCGGAAAGGCTATTTATCAGGCAGGAAACGCAGCTGATGACATAGGAGGAGCAGCTGAAGAAGCAGGTATGGCGATTGCGGTTATCGGCTCGACCATACAGGCCGCGGGAGAGCAATTGACCTCAACATTAAAAGAAGCAGAAGAACTTCTGACGATCCAGAGACTGACACCAAGGAGTGAAGCTGATCTTTGGGATGAGGAAAAAGCAAGACTTGACGCACTGAAACAGGAAAAAAACCGTCTTGAGAACAAGCTCAAAGATAAAGGAGTAAGTGACACCGGCAATTTTGATTTTAATTTCTGGGACATAGTATCTGATTTCAATGATATTATGGAAAAATTCCAGCTTATGGCAAAGCTGGCCAGTGTGAATAAGGAAATTCACGACATATTCTATCAGGAACCAGGCGTGCTTACCACAGGTATCTACAACGCCAAGGAAACTCTTGAACGGTTCAACACCATCGAACAGCCAATGATAGAGGATATACTTGCATCCCTTGATGATAATCTGGATGTGAGTGAGGAAGTCCTTCAGGAAGTAAAGAAACTCTTTGTCACAAAGAAGAAAGTTCCGGTTTCTATTGACCAGCTCAGTCCTTCCATCAGGGACCAGCTGGAGATGATCCGGATTGATAAACTCTACTACCAGGGACTCATCTCAAGGAAAGATACAGTAACAGCACAACTGGGAGAGATAATAAAAGTACACCCTGAGAACAAGTTTGAGATTGCTGCGGGCAAGATTAGTGTTCCAAAAGATAACATCTATGCCAGCAGTGTAATTGACGATGTCATCAGTGCAGGAAACATAGTTGATACAATAAATATCGCTGATTCGATAAAAGACAATCTCAGTGTTGCAGATGTTCTTGATGGTAAGGACATAAGAGAAAATATAACTGAAAATCTCAGAGAGAATGTCAGAGAAAATATCGGCAGAACAGAGATTGCAAGAGAGAATATCAGGAATGTTGATTCAGGTATAAATGAAAGGACTGTAAGAAGCCTTTCAACTTCACAACCAACAATAAGAGCGACTACTGCGAGCAATGTAGAAACTGCAAGCGCCGCAACAAGTGCAGCCGTAGCAAAGAAAGCAACAACAGGCATTTCTGCAGCAAACATCGCA is a genomic window containing:
- a CDS encoding helix-turn-helix domain-containing protein, whose translation is MNYEGSLRDLGLTKYEASAYSTLLKEGVTGAQELSRKSDIPVGKIYEVLSNLNNMGLVEFQRSRPRKYRAVKPAIALNNLYSKKEEETKNELENFKLKVSELESKFSDITQPDHTEVQFWATSIGEENIIKNVRNMLDEVETEILHVKPAKMSKLICKEENIDPSTVMPIVIDEFVKAAKKGIKIKMIFPEDMFTHLMSHWFSHIKDPHDKEMIEINIDARSLDCDYDFRLIDDYITYIPIPDPLNPDEMFGELKIYDKEYAAKLKDKFEEIWIKGKKVDYSF